From one Rhizobium sp. BT04 genomic stretch:
- a CDS encoding Crp/Fnr family transcriptional regulator, translating into MLSRHPILLRSDLFHGLDKARIEELADTAQFQIFAPDERIIAEGQQASFVYCVMRGFVRLSKSESAGRQADICICEPGETFGEYLLSAGGSYTYSAWSADGAEVALFDLVELRALADRDPVMRRNVMRIMARHLLGAMDCIAGDRLHTAAQRVANYLVSRCPASASQATFRLPYRKRILAGKLGVAPEALSRAFAALGPAGVEVRGRVVVVDSVDLLRKAC; encoded by the coding sequence ATGCTATCGAGACATCCCATACTTTTGCGATCTGACCTGTTTCACGGCCTGGACAAAGCAAGGATAGAAGAACTGGCCGACACGGCTCAGTTCCAGATCTTCGCACCGGACGAGCGGATCATCGCCGAGGGCCAGCAGGCGTCGTTCGTCTATTGCGTGATGCGCGGCTTCGTGCGACTTTCGAAGTCGGAATCCGCGGGGCGCCAGGCAGATATCTGCATCTGCGAACCGGGTGAGACGTTCGGTGAATATCTCCTGTCGGCAGGCGGCTCCTACACCTACAGCGCATGGTCCGCCGACGGCGCAGAGGTCGCGTTGTTCGACCTTGTGGAGTTGCGGGCGCTTGCCGACCGGGACCCCGTCATGCGTCGCAACGTCATGCGCATCATGGCCCGGCATCTGCTCGGTGCCATGGATTGCATAGCGGGAGACCGGCTGCACACGGCTGCACAGCGTGTTGCGAATTACCTCGTCAGCCGCTGCCCGGCCTCAGCATCGCAGGCCACCTTTCGCCTGCCTTACCGGAAAAGAATTCTGGCCGGCAAACTCGGGGTTGCGCCCGAAGCCCTTTCGCGGGCTTTCGCTGCCCTCGGTCCTGCAGGGGTCGAAGTCAGAGGCAGGGTCGTCGTGGTTGACAGCGTCGATCTGCTGCGGAAGGCGTGCTGA
- the ccoO gene encoding cytochrome-c oxidase, cbb3-type subunit II, whose amino-acid sequence MASLLDKHKTLEKNATLLLVGSLLVVSIGGIVEIAPLFYLQNTIEKVEGMRPYTPLELAGRNIYIREGCYLCHSQMIRPFRDEVERYGHYSLAAESMYDHPFQWGSKRTGPDLARVGGRYSNEWHVQHLANPRAVVPESIMPSYAFLEEKEVTVRSIGEDLKANEDVGVPYSDDMLANAEADMRAQADPNADTAALLKRYPNANVGDLDGDPTRLTEMDALVSYLQMLGTLVNFSTYDDATGYR is encoded by the coding sequence ATGGCATCGTTACTTGATAAACATAAGACCCTCGAGAAGAACGCGACGCTTCTTCTGGTCGGCTCGCTGCTGGTCGTCAGCATTGGCGGCATCGTTGAAATCGCACCGCTGTTCTACCTGCAGAACACGATCGAAAAAGTGGAAGGCATGCGGCCCTACACGCCGCTAGAGCTCGCCGGACGGAACATCTACATCCGTGAAGGCTGCTATCTCTGCCACAGCCAGATGATCCGGCCGTTCCGTGATGAGGTCGAACGTTACGGCCATTATTCGCTCGCCGCGGAATCGATGTACGACCACCCGTTCCAATGGGGATCCAAGCGGACAGGGCCCGATCTGGCCCGCGTCGGGGGGCGTTACTCGAACGAATGGCACGTCCAGCATCTCGCAAATCCGCGGGCCGTGGTGCCGGAATCAATCATGCCGAGCTACGCCTTCCTCGAAGAGAAGGAGGTGACGGTCAGGAGTATCGGAGAGGACCTCAAGGCCAATGAGGACGTGGGCGTGCCTTACAGCGACGACATGCTGGCGAATGCCGAGGCCGACATGAGAGCCCAGGCCGATCCGAACGCGGACACGGCGGCTCTACTCAAGCGCTACCCAAATGCGAATGTCGGCGATCTCGACGGCGATCCAACCCGGCTGACCGAGATGGACGCGCTGGTGTCCTACCTGCAGATGCTCGGAACGCTGGTTAATTTCTCGACCTATGACGACGCGACCGGCTACCGGTGA
- a CDS encoding nodulation protein NodZ, translating to MLAGDLKRDRYVVSRRRTGFGDCLWSLAAAWRYAQRTGRTLAIDWRGSCYLNQPFTNAFTVFFEPIQDIAGVRVICDDQINQFSFPGPFFPSWWNKPSIESVYRPDEQIFRERDELTELLQAQDDTDANTVVCDACLMWRCDQAAERQIFQSLNLRPEIQARIHAIYQEHFKGRSIIGVHVRHGNGEDIMDHTPYWADPELALRQVCTAIEKAKALPHRRPVMVFLCTDSAQVRDHLLGVFPDLITIPKCFQAAQAGPLHSASLGVDGGISALTEMYLLARCDTVIRFPPTSAFTRYARLFVPRVIEFDLKNPTRLILTDESSEHEPA from the coding sequence ATGCTCGCTGGCGACCTGAAGAGGGATCGGTATGTTGTTTCTCGACGGCGGACTGGTTTCGGTGATTGTCTCTGGTCGCTGGCGGCAGCTTGGCGCTATGCACAGCGAACGGGGCGGACGCTGGCCATCGATTGGCGTGGCTCCTGCTATCTCAATCAACCCTTCACGAACGCTTTTACGGTGTTCTTCGAGCCGATTCAAGATATTGCTGGCGTACGGGTTATTTGCGATGACCAGATCAACCAGTTCTCATTTCCGGGACCGTTCTTCCCATCATGGTGGAACAAGCCCTCAATCGAGAGCGTTTACCGCCCCGATGAGCAAATTTTCCGGGAACGTGACGAACTGACCGAGCTTCTTCAAGCCCAGGACGATACTGATGCCAACACGGTAGTCTGTGATGCCTGTTTAATGTGGCGGTGCGACCAAGCTGCCGAACGCCAGATATTTCAGAGCCTCAACCTTAGACCTGAAATTCAGGCTCGTATTCACGCCATCTATCAGGAGCACTTCAAGGGGCGCAGTATCATCGGTGTGCACGTACGGCATGGCAATGGCGAAGATATAATGGACCATACGCCCTACTGGGCCGATCCGGAGTTGGCCTTACGCCAGGTGTGCACTGCCATCGAGAAGGCCAAAGCGCTACCGCATCGACGCCCTGTGATGGTTTTCTTGTGTACGGACAGCGCGCAGGTACGGGACCATTTACTCGGTGTGTTCCCCGATCTAATCACTATCCCGAAATGCTTCCAGGCGGCCCAGGCCGGGCCATTACACAGTGCATCGCTGGGAGTGGACGGTGGTATCTCTGCTCTTACAGAGATGTACCTTCTCGCCCGATGCGATACGGTAATTCGCTTTCCGCCGACCAGCGCCTTTACGCGCTATGCCCGTCTCTTCGTGCCACGTGTTATTGAGTTCGACTTGAAAAATCCGACTCGCTTGATCTTGACTGATGAATCGTCCGAGCATGAGCCGGCTTGA
- the ccoG gene encoding cytochrome c oxidase accessory protein CcoG, with product MNLYTRPNLNDIDHVRVEPVNARRNRQSLYAPRKKIFPKRAEGPFRRFKWVLMLLTLGTYYLAPWIRWDRGPYAPNQAILVDLASRRFFFFFIEIWPQEFYYVAGLLVMAGFGLFLLTAAVGRAWCGYACPQTVWVDLFIVVERAVEGDRNARMKLDADPFTFDKLRKRVIKHAIWLLIAVATGGAWIFYFADAPSLAASLFDGSAPAAAYATIATLTATTYVLGGLMREQTCTYMCPWPRIQGAMLDENSLVVTYNDWRGEQRSRHGKKAQGLPVGDCVDCNACVAVCPMGIDIRDGQQMECITCALCIDACGGVMDKLGKPHGLIAYATLKEYSSNMSLATDGGRTAIQPSNVRNDDGSFMPAVRNFDWRIIFRRRIVFYGVVWASIGVAMVVHLALRDRLRLNVIHDRNPQYVLESDGSIRNGYTLHVLNMVPKPRDVTITLVGLEGGTMRIPEFGRQDARSFTAHVEPDAATTLKVFVTRAPDGAEINEFLFVIEDIGQDAGQADRASYRAAFNAPGDVK from the coding sequence ATGAATCTCTATACCCGCCCTAATCTAAATGACATTGACCACGTTCGCGTCGAACCCGTCAACGCCCGGCGCAACCGCCAGTCTCTCTATGCGCCGCGCAAGAAGATCTTTCCGAAACGAGCCGAAGGGCCCTTTCGCCGGTTCAAATGGGTCTTGATGCTGCTCACGCTTGGCACATATTACCTCGCGCCGTGGATTCGCTGGGACCGCGGTCCCTATGCGCCCAATCAGGCAATCCTCGTCGACCTCGCCTCGCGGCGCTTCTTCTTTTTCTTCATCGAGATCTGGCCGCAGGAATTCTACTATGTGGCGGGCCTGCTCGTCATGGCGGGCTTCGGCCTCTTTCTCCTCACCGCCGCTGTCGGCCGCGCCTGGTGTGGCTATGCCTGTCCGCAGACCGTCTGGGTCGATCTCTTTATCGTCGTCGAACGCGCCGTCGAAGGCGACCGAAACGCTCGGATGAAGCTCGATGCCGACCCCTTCACTTTCGACAAGCTCAGGAAGCGGGTGATCAAGCACGCGATCTGGTTGCTGATCGCCGTCGCCACGGGCGGAGCATGGATCTTCTATTTTGCCGACGCGCCGAGCCTGGCGGCTTCACTGTTTGACGGCAGCGCTCCTGCCGCTGCGTATGCCACGATCGCCACCCTGACCGCGACGACCTATGTGCTTGGCGGCCTCATGCGCGAACAGACATGCACCTATATGTGTCCGTGGCCGCGCATTCAGGGCGCGATGCTGGATGAGAATTCGCTTGTTGTCACCTACAACGACTGGCGGGGCGAGCAGCGGTCGCGCCATGGCAAGAAGGCTCAGGGTCTGCCGGTGGGCGATTGCGTGGACTGCAATGCCTGCGTCGCCGTCTGCCCGATGGGGATCGACATCCGCGACGGCCAGCAGATGGAATGCATCACATGCGCCCTCTGCATCGACGCCTGTGGCGGCGTCATGGACAAGCTCGGGAAGCCACACGGCCTGATCGCCTATGCGACGCTCAAGGAATATTCGAGCAACATGTCGCTTGCTACTGACGGAGGACGGACAGCCATCCAGCCCTCCAATGTCCGAAACGACGACGGAAGCTTCATGCCAGCTGTCCGGAATTTCGACTGGCGCATCATCTTCCGCCGAAGAATTGTCTTCTACGGTGTCGTCTGGGCATCGATCGGCGTCGCCATGGTCGTCCATCTCGCCTTACGCGATCGGCTCAGGCTCAACGTTATCCACGACCGGAACCCTCAATATGTTCTGGAAAGCGACGGCTCCATCCGAAACGGCTACACGCTGCATGTCCTCAACATGGTGCCGAAGCCGCGGGACGTGACCATCACCCTCGTCGGGCTGGAGGGGGGCACAATGCGCATTCCCGAGTTCGGCAGGCAGGATGCCCGCAGCTTCACCGCTCACGTCGAACCCGACGCGGCCACGACGCTCAAGGTCTTCGTCACGCGCGCCCCAGACGGGGCAGAGATCAACGAATTCCTCTTCGTCATCGAAGATATAGGTCAAGACGCAGGTCAAGCCGACCGGGCGAGCTATCGCGCCGCGTTCAACGCGCCGGGAGACGTGAAATGA
- a CDS encoding FixH family protein, whose amino-acid sequence MKTSTQGFTGLHVLLATSAFFAVVIAVNATMAFYAASSWSGIVVENTYVASQEFNTRAAAMKAMAASGVEGALVVKGIQIRYDIHDKAGTPAIIDDVTLNFKRPVGDHEDFRVTLRKTGEGRFEADHQVVAGDWIVEAISRMNGAVVMHEAKRFDTAEFRQ is encoded by the coding sequence ATGAAGACTTCTACTCAGGGCTTTACCGGCTTGCACGTGCTGCTTGCCACCTCGGCATTCTTCGCCGTAGTGATCGCCGTAAACGCCACCATGGCCTTCTATGCTGCGTCCAGCTGGAGTGGCATCGTCGTGGAAAACACCTATGTGGCCAGCCAGGAATTCAACACCAGGGCGGCAGCGATGAAGGCAATGGCCGCCTCCGGCGTCGAGGGCGCGCTCGTCGTTAAGGGCATCCAAATCCGTTACGACATCCACGACAAGGCCGGCACGCCTGCGATCATCGATGATGTCACGCTGAACTTCAAACGGCCCGTCGGCGATCATGAGGATTTCCGCGTGACGCTCCGGAAGACGGGCGAAGGGCGGTTCGAAGCCGATCACCAGGTTGTCGCCGGCGACTGGATCGTCGAGGCCATATCGAGAATGAACGGGGCGGTCGTCATGCATGAGGCCAAACGCTTCGACACCGCGGAGTTCCGCCAATGA
- the ccoP gene encoding cytochrome-c oxidase, cbb3-type subunit III — protein MSQKHIDELSGVETTGHEWDGIQELNNPMPRWWIWTFYVTILWAIGYAIAYPAIPMITSATNGYLGYSTRAELQQDLNLAKSSQTEFHDLIAAKTVEEIDADPALRKFAIAGGASAFKVNCAPCHGSGASGGPGFPNLNDDDWLWGGDLNAIQATISHGIRFDGDTDSHSSEMPPFAGVLEPIQMKQVAAFVWGLTNTPSDVGLAAAGKQVFFDNCAPCHGEDAKGKVEMGAPDLADAIWLKSRGEDAILRQVASPKHGVMPAWAARLGDTTVNELTIFVHALGGGT, from the coding sequence ATGTCGCAAAAGCATATCGATGAACTGAGCGGCGTCGAAACGACGGGTCATGAATGGGACGGCATCCAAGAGCTCAACAATCCCATGCCGCGCTGGTGGATCTGGACCTTCTACGTGACGATCCTCTGGGCGATCGGCTACGCCATCGCTTACCCGGCCATCCCGATGATCACTTCCGCCACTAACGGCTATCTCGGTTATTCAACGCGCGCCGAGCTGCAGCAGGACCTCAATCTCGCTAAGTCATCGCAGACGGAGTTCCATGACCTGATCGCTGCCAAGACAGTGGAGGAGATCGACGCGGATCCTGCTCTTCGTAAATTCGCGATCGCTGGCGGCGCATCCGCTTTCAAGGTGAACTGCGCGCCCTGCCATGGATCGGGAGCGAGCGGCGGTCCGGGGTTTCCGAATCTCAACGACGACGACTGGCTGTGGGGCGGGGATCTGAATGCCATCCAGGCCACGATCTCTCATGGCATCCGCTTCGACGGCGATACGGATAGCCATTCCTCCGAAATGCCGCCCTTTGCCGGTGTTCTGGAGCCCATCCAGATGAAGCAGGTCGCCGCCTTTGTCTGGGGGCTGACCAATACGCCCTCGGATGTCGGTCTGGCGGCGGCCGGAAAACAGGTTTTCTTCGACAATTGCGCCCCATGTCACGGCGAGGACGCCAAAGGAAAGGTGGAAATGGGTGCGCCGGATCTCGCCGACGCAATCTGGCTGAAGTCGCGGGGTGAAGACGCCATCCTTCGTCAGGTTGCCTCTCCCAAACATGGCGTAATGCCTGCCTGGGCAGCGCGCCTGGGGGACACAACGGTAAACGAGCTTACTATTTTCGTTCATGCGCTCGGCGGCGGCACGTAA
- the nodC gene encoding chitooligosaccharide synthase NodC produces MDMLDTTSTVAVSLYALLSTAYKSMQAVYSLPTDVSLASHGLGGFDELPSVDVIVPSFNEDPRTLSECLASIAGQEYGGRLQVYLVDDGSENREALRLVHEAFARDPRFNILLLPQNVGKRKAQIAAIRRSAGDMVLNVDSDTILASDVIRKLVPKMQDAAVGAAMGQLTARNRNDSWLTRLIDMEYWLACNEERAAQARFGAVMCCCGPCVMYRRSALASLLDQYESQYFRGKPSDFGEDRHLTILMLKAGFRTEYVPSAIAATVVPNKLGPYLRQQLRWARSTFRDTLLGLRLLPTLNRFLTLDVVGQNLGPLLLALSVLTGLAQLALTGTAPWLAALMIVAMTMIRCSVVALRARQLRFLGFSLHTFINIFLLLPLKAYALCTLSNSDWLSRSSAGNSNQHPTADARTTECSGHATAPRRLKPARHPARRTTSDCMCSDE; encoded by the coding sequence ATGGATATGCTTGACACAACCAGCACTGTCGCCGTCTCGCTTTATGCACTTCTCTCGACTGCATATAAAAGCATGCAGGCCGTTTATTCTCTGCCGACCGATGTTTCATTGGCGTCCCACGGCTTGGGCGGCTTTGACGAGCTGCCCAGCGTAGATGTCATCGTGCCAAGCTTCAACGAGGATCCCCGCACGCTTTCGGAGTGCCTGGCTTCTATTGCGGGTCAGGAATACGGGGGAAGGCTGCAGGTTTACCTAGTTGATGACGGTTCCGAAAATCGCGAGGCTTTGCGACTTGTGCACGAGGCCTTCGCGCGAGACCCCAGATTCAATATTCTCCTGCTTCCCCAGAATGTCGGCAAACGGAAGGCACAGATCGCTGCGATACGCCGCTCTGCTGGAGATATGGTGTTAAACGTCGACTCCGACACGATCCTCGCATCTGATGTCATCAGGAAGCTCGTGCCTAAAATGCAAGATGCGGCTGTCGGCGCGGCCATGGGACAGTTGACGGCCCGCAACCGAAACGACAGTTGGCTGACCCGTTTGATCGACATGGAGTACTGGCTGGCTTGCAACGAGGAGCGTGCGGCACAAGCTCGCTTCGGTGCCGTTATGTGCTGCTGCGGTCCATGTGTTATGTACCGTCGCTCTGCGCTCGCTTCGCTGCTTGACCAGTACGAGTCACAGTATTTTCGGGGAAAGCCAAGCGATTTCGGTGAGGATCGGCATCTCACCATTCTCATGCTGAAGGCAGGCTTTCGAACAGAGTACGTGCCGAGCGCCATCGCAGCGACAGTCGTTCCGAACAAGCTAGGACCGTATCTGCGCCAACAACTACGCTGGGCGCGGAGCACGTTCCGGGACACGTTGCTTGGGCTGCGCCTGCTGCCCACCCTCAATCGCTTCCTTACGCTCGACGTCGTCGGACAGAACCTCGGACCGCTGCTTCTGGCACTATCAGTGCTGACGGGACTCGCACAGCTTGCATTGACGGGCACCGCGCCTTGGTTGGCAGCCCTGATGATTGTGGCCATGACGATGATCCGCTGCAGCGTTGTAGCGCTTCGGGCCCGCCAACTACGGTTCCTCGGATTCTCTCTGCATACATTCATCAATATTTTTCTGCTACTGCCCTTGAAAGCCTACGCGCTGTGCACGCTGAGCAATAGCGACTGGCTGTCGCGCAGCTCTGCTGGCAACTCGAATCAACATCCGACGGCTGATGCACGCACTACAGAATGTTCTGGACATGCGACAGCGCCTCGAAGGCTCAAGCCCGCCCGCCATCCTGCCAGGCGAACGACGTCTGACTGCATGTGCAGCGACGAGTAA
- a CDS encoding cation-translocating P-type ATPase translates to MTCCSMDAESVLGLSATSASAEEVCLASHPLGAGLRQIDLSVPDVHCGGCILTLEKALSALAFVRKARVNLTARRVTCVYQEEIEAKATDPSEILAAITLAGYRAHLITSTAPETDRIRNQLLLAIGVSGFAAANIMMLSVSVWSGADAATRDMFHWISAMIAAPALVYGGRFFFKSAWSGLKRRRTNMDVPISLAVTLSYAVSLWETMHHGEHAWFDASVSLLFFLLIGRTLDHVMREKARAAINGLARLAPRGAQLMMPDGSRHYIPVEEIAVGDNIAIAAGQRIPVDGMIVSGESDVDLSIVTGESSTVAVAAGSALNSGAMNLTGSLVLRATKVARDSLLSEIIGLMEAAEGGRARYRRVADRAAALYSPAVHLLALASFLAWGLLGGDWKQAMLVAVAVLIITCPCALGLAVPVVQVVAAGELFRRGIVVKDGSALERLADADIVAFDKTGTLTMGRPRLVRIDSIAGNRAIVCAMAAHSRHPLSQGLVRDIDISYPFAFDRVTEIAGGGLEAWQGADFYRLGNRAFACGTGLTPAGDTPFSEVVLSKNGVDLARFLFDDTLRPGAAETFRQLAAAGIETLIVSGDRQAVVDNTARALGIGKALGDLGPKQKVEELQRLGAEGYRVLMVGDGINDAPALAAAQVSMAPATASDVGRQAADLIFFNDRLDAVPEAIAVARRSASLIRQNFALAIGYNVLAVPIAIAGLATPLIAAVAMSTSSIIVVTNALRLNAFGLRSEPLAGGRAEVETA, encoded by the coding sequence ATGACCTGCTGCTCGATGGATGCGGAAAGCGTTCTCGGCCTCAGCGCGACATCCGCCAGCGCCGAGGAGGTATGCCTTGCAAGCCACCCGCTCGGGGCAGGGTTACGCCAGATCGACCTCAGCGTACCCGACGTCCACTGTGGCGGCTGCATATTGACCCTCGAAAAAGCGCTGTCGGCGCTTGCGTTCGTCAGGAAAGCCCGGGTCAATCTCACCGCCCGGCGTGTCACCTGCGTCTATCAGGAAGAGATCGAGGCGAAGGCGACCGATCCCTCCGAAATCCTCGCCGCGATCACCTTGGCCGGATACCGCGCCCATCTCATCACGTCGACAGCACCCGAAACCGACAGGATCCGGAACCAGCTACTGCTGGCGATTGGAGTTTCCGGCTTTGCGGCCGCCAACATCATGATGCTCTCGGTGTCGGTATGGTCGGGCGCCGATGCGGCCACGCGCGACATGTTTCACTGGATCTCGGCGATGATCGCGGCGCCGGCGCTGGTTTATGGTGGACGCTTCTTCTTCAAATCGGCCTGGAGCGGGCTCAAGCGTAGGCGCACCAACATGGATGTTCCGATCTCGCTTGCAGTGACGCTGTCCTATGCGGTCTCCCTATGGGAAACCATGCACCATGGCGAACATGCCTGGTTCGACGCGTCGGTGTCTCTGCTGTTCTTCCTGCTGATCGGCAGAACCCTCGATCATGTGATGCGGGAAAAAGCCCGCGCCGCGATCAACGGGCTTGCCAGACTGGCGCCGCGCGGGGCGCAGCTGATGATGCCGGACGGGTCGCGGCACTACATCCCGGTCGAAGAGATCGCCGTCGGGGATAACATCGCGATTGCCGCCGGCCAACGCATTCCCGTCGATGGCATGATCGTCAGCGGCGAGAGCGATGTTGACCTCTCCATCGTCACCGGTGAAAGCAGCACGGTCGCCGTCGCCGCAGGCAGCGCGCTGAATTCGGGTGCGATGAACCTGACCGGTTCGCTCGTCCTGCGGGCGACCAAAGTGGCAAGGGATTCGCTTCTTTCCGAGATCATCGGCCTGATGGAAGCGGCCGAGGGCGGCAGGGCTCGTTATCGCCGGGTCGCCGATCGCGCCGCAGCACTTTATTCTCCCGCCGTGCACCTGTTGGCGCTGGCCTCCTTTCTCGCCTGGGGCTTGCTTGGGGGCGATTGGAAACAGGCCATGCTGGTCGCGGTCGCGGTGCTGATCATCACATGCCCCTGCGCATTGGGCCTTGCTGTACCGGTGGTCCAGGTGGTCGCCGCCGGCGAACTTTTCCGCAGGGGCATCGTGGTGAAGGACGGTTCGGCGCTCGAAAGACTGGCCGACGCGGACATCGTGGCCTTCGACAAGACCGGCACCCTGACGATGGGCCGGCCCCGCCTCGTCCGAATCGACTCGATCGCGGGCAATAGAGCCATCGTTTGCGCAATGGCGGCGCATTCACGGCATCCGCTTTCCCAGGGTCTGGTGCGGGACATAGACATCTCTTACCCCTTCGCCTTCGACAGGGTCACGGAAATCGCCGGCGGGGGGCTGGAAGCCTGGCAAGGAGCGGACTTCTATCGGCTCGGCAACCGGGCCTTTGCCTGCGGAACCGGGCTCACGCCCGCGGGCGATACTCCGTTTTCGGAGGTGGTCCTGTCGAAAAACGGCGTCGATCTCGCCCGTTTCCTGTTTGACGACACGCTTCGTCCGGGCGCCGCGGAGACTTTCCGCCAGCTCGCTGCAGCCGGTATCGAAACGTTGATAGTATCCGGCGACAGGCAGGCCGTCGTCGACAACACAGCGCGGGCTCTCGGTATCGGCAAAGCTCTGGGCGACCTGGGGCCGAAACAGAAGGTCGAGGAACTCCAGAGGCTGGGCGCCGAGGGCTATCGCGTGCTCATGGTCGGCGACGGGATCAACGACGCACCGGCGCTGGCCGCCGCGCAGGTCTCGATGGCGCCTGCAACCGCATCCGACGTCGGCAGGCAAGCCGCCGACCTTATCTTCTTCAACGATCGTCTCGATGCCGTTCCTGAGGCAATCGCCGTTGCACGAAGATCCGCCAGCCTCATTCGCCAGAACTTTGCTCTCGCCATCGGTTACAACGTGCTTGCGGTACCGATCGCAATCGCCGGCCTGGCAACGCCGCTGATAGCGGCGGTGGCCATGTCGACTTCGTCGATCATCGTCGTGACGAATGCGCTGCGATTAAATGCCTTCGGCCTACGGAGCGAGCCGCTTGCCGGCGGACGTGCGGAAGTTGAAACCGCATGA
- a CDS encoding cbb3-type cytochrome c oxidase subunit 3, whose amino-acid sequence METYTAMRHFSDSWGLLAMAAFFVGAVMLTLRPGSKQTAKDAADIPLKDD is encoded by the coding sequence ATGGAAACTTACACTGCAATGAGACACTTCTCCGACAGCTGGGGCCTCCTGGCAATGGCCGCATTCTTCGTCGGCGCGGTCATGCTCACCCTTCGCCCAGGTAGCAAGCAGACGGCCAAAGATGCCGCCGATATTCCCTTGAAGGACGATTGA
- the nodS gene encoding nodulation methyltransferase NodS, which translates to MNELTQSDNYQLLNRELAAPDPWGLDANPFERERHTQMLRLALAQGSISSALEVGCAAGAFTVQLAPHCKRLTVIDVVPQAIERSRRRIRGSPHISWIVSDVQQFSPDERFDLIVVAEVLYYIGGIAEMRGAVRNLVRMLAPDGYLVFGSARDANCRRWGHVAGAETILGMLNETLLEVERLECRGESVNEDCLLACFRNPFSAS; encoded by the coding sequence GTGAACGAGTTGACACAGAGCGACAATTATCAATTGCTGAATCGGGAACTGGCTGCACCCGATCCATGGGGACTCGACGCCAATCCATTCGAGCGTGAGCGTCACACGCAAATGCTCCGCTTGGCGCTTGCCCAGGGATCCATCTCAAGTGCGCTCGAAGTGGGATGCGCTGCCGGCGCATTTACGGTGCAGCTAGCCCCCCACTGCAAACGGCTCACCGTGATCGATGTTGTGCCTCAGGCTATAGAAAGATCGCGTCGACGCATAAGGGGTTCTCCGCACATCAGCTGGATAGTCTCTGATGTTCAACAGTTTTCACCTGACGAGAGGTTTGATCTGATCGTTGTGGCGGAAGTGCTCTACTACATCGGAGGAATAGCCGAGATGAGAGGGGCTGTTCGGAATTTAGTGCGGATGCTTGCGCCAGATGGATATCTGGTTTTCGGATCGGCGCGCGACGCCAACTGTCGTCGCTGGGGCCACGTTGCTGGTGCTGAGACGATCCTCGGCATGCTGAACGAAACTTTGCTCGAGGTAGAGCGGCTTGAGTGTCGGGGTGAGTCGGTCAACGAAGATTGCTTGCTCGCCTGTTTCCGAAATCCGTTTTCTGCCTCCTAA
- the ccoS gene encoding cbb3-type cytochrome oxidase assembly protein CcoS produces the protein MNMLIYLMPIALLMGGMGLLAFLWSLTSRQYEDLEGAAWRILVEDETDCKRP, from the coding sequence ATGAACATGCTGATCTATCTGATGCCGATCGCACTGCTGATGGGGGGAATGGGTCTCCTGGCGTTCCTCTGGTCGCTGACGAGCCGCCAGTACGAGGACCTTGAAGGAGCAGCTTGGCGAATCCTCGTCGAGGACGAAACCGATTGCAAAAGACCTTGA
- the nodB gene encoding chitooligosaccharide deacetylase NodB, with the protein MTHLDCSCEVHGERDDGTGRHSVYLTFDDGPHPFCTPEILDILAEHRVPATFFVIGEFLADQSKLIQRMIAEGHEVANHTMTHPDLSDCEPDEVQRQILETNRAIKMASPQAVVRHIRAPYGIWTEEVLKASANAELTAVHWSVDPRDWSLPGADAIVNDVLQSVRPGSIVLLHDGCPSSEMQQGADHSLRHQTIMALSSIIPALHDRGFVFRSLPREF; encoded by the coding sequence ATGACGCACCTCGATTGCTCGTGCGAAGTGCACGGTGAGCGCGATGACGGCACTGGTCGTCACAGCGTTTATTTGACGTTCGACGACGGTCCGCATCCATTTTGTACACCGGAGATTCTCGATATTCTGGCTGAACACCGGGTGCCGGCAACATTCTTCGTCATCGGCGAGTTCCTGGCCGATCAATCGAAATTGATCCAGCGAATGATTGCAGAGGGGCATGAAGTCGCCAACCACACAATGACGCATCCAGACCTGTCTGACTGCGAACCCGACGAGGTGCAACGTCAGATACTCGAGACAAACAGAGCCATAAAAATGGCGTCGCCTCAGGCGGTGGTGCGGCACATCCGAGCTCCTTACGGCATCTGGACCGAAGAAGTGCTCAAGGCTTCGGCGAATGCGGAACTCACTGCCGTGCACTGGTCGGTAGATCCGCGAGACTGGTCTCTTCCCGGGGCCGACGCCATTGTTAATGATGTGCTGCAGTCTGTCCGGCCGGGGTCAATCGTGCTCTTGCACGACGGTTGTCCCTCCAGTGAAATGCAGCAAGGAGCTGACCACAGTCTGCGCCACCAGACTATCATGGCGTTATCTAGCATAATTCCAGCTTTGCATGATCGCGGCTTTGTATTTCGCTCGCTTCCTCGGGAGTTCTGA